One region of Acidovorax sp. T1 genomic DNA includes:
- a CDS encoding EAL domain-containing protein: protein MKPTVFAQPFEPVGCAACRDKTQLPFDFTMAFQPIMDLQTGRPFAYEALVRGVDGQSAATVLSWVDEAHRYRFDQACRVKAIELASRLGLAALPGCRLSINFLPNAVYRAETCIRATMEAAKEFEFPHDRIMFEVTEGEQVTNGAHLKSIFNEYRRQGLITAIDDFGAGYAGLNMLVQFQPHVLKIDMELIRNIDQDPVRQAIVAGIALVCDRLGIDIVAEGIETAQESEHLRSAGIHYQQGYLFAKPGWETLPLSGGSA, encoded by the coding sequence ATGAAACCAACTGTTTTCGCCCAACCCTTTGAGCCCGTGGGCTGCGCTGCCTGTCGCGACAAGACGCAGCTTCCGTTCGATTTCACGATGGCATTCCAGCCCATCATGGACCTGCAGACCGGGCGCCCGTTTGCCTACGAAGCGCTGGTGCGGGGCGTAGATGGGCAGTCGGCAGCCACCGTGTTGTCGTGGGTGGATGAAGCCCACCGCTACCGGTTTGACCAGGCTTGCCGGGTGAAAGCCATCGAACTGGCTTCGCGCCTGGGGCTGGCCGCCTTGCCGGGTTGCCGCCTGAGCATCAATTTTCTGCCCAACGCCGTGTACCGGGCCGAAACCTGCATCCGGGCCACCATGGAAGCGGCCAAGGAATTTGAGTTTCCGCACGACCGCATCATGTTCGAAGTGACCGAAGGCGAGCAGGTGACCAACGGTGCCCACCTCAAGTCCATCTTCAACGAATACCGCCGCCAGGGCCTGATCACGGCGATCGATGATTTTGGCGCGGGCTACGCCGGGCTGAACATGCTGGTCCAGTTCCAGCCCCATGTGCTGAAGATCGACATGGAGCTGATCCGCAACATTGACCAGGATCCCGTACGCCAGGCCATCGTGGCCGGCATTGCCCTGGTGTGTGATCGCCTGGGGATCGACATCGTGGCCGAAGGCATCGAGACGGCGCAAGAGTCCGAGCACCTGCGTTCGGCCGGGATTCACTATCAGCAAGGCTATCTGTTTGCCAAACCGGGCTGGGAGACCTTGCCGCTGTCCGGCGGCAGCGCTTGA
- the phbB gene encoding acetoacetyl-CoA reductase has protein sequence MSKKVAYVTGGMGGIGTAICQRLHKDGFTVIAGCGPTRDFTKWLDEQKALGYTFHASVGNVGDWDSTVEAFTKTKAEHGSIDVLVNNAGITRDRMFLKMTREDWDQVIETNLNSMFNVTKQVVADMVEKGWGRIINISSVNGEKGQAGQTNYSAAKAGMHGFSMALAQELATKGVTVNTVSPGYIGTDMVKAIRPDVLEKIVATVPVKRLGEPSEIASIIAWLASDEGGYATGADFSVNGGLHMG, from the coding sequence ATGAGCAAAAAAGTAGCGTATGTCACCGGCGGCATGGGCGGCATCGGCACGGCCATCTGCCAGCGTTTGCACAAGGACGGGTTCACCGTGATCGCCGGCTGCGGCCCCACGCGCGACTTCACCAAGTGGCTCGATGAGCAGAAGGCCCTGGGCTACACCTTTCATGCGTCGGTGGGCAATGTGGGCGACTGGGATTCCACCGTGGAAGCCTTTACCAAGACCAAGGCAGAACACGGCTCCATCGATGTGCTGGTCAACAACGCCGGCATCACGCGCGACCGCATGTTCCTCAAGATGACCCGGGAGGACTGGGATCAGGTGATCGAAACCAACCTCAACAGCATGTTCAACGTTACCAAGCAGGTGGTGGCCGACATGGTGGAAAAGGGCTGGGGCCGCATCATCAACATCAGCAGCGTGAACGGCGAAAAGGGCCAGGCAGGCCAGACCAACTATTCCGCCGCCAAAGCGGGCATGCACGGCTTCAGCATGGCGCTGGCACAAGAGTTGGCCACCAAGGGCGTGACGGTGAACACCGTGAGCCCGGGCTACATCGGCACCGACATGGTCAAGGCCATTCGCCCCGATGTGCTGGAAAAGATCGTGGCCACTGTGCCGGTCAAGCGCCTGGGCGAGCCCAGCGAGATTGCTTCCATCATCGCCTGGCTGGCATCGGACGAGGGTGGCTACGCCACCGGCGCCGATTTTTCCGTCAATGGCGGCTTGCACATGGGCTGA